A genomic segment from Bombus huntii isolate Logan2020A chromosome 13, iyBomHunt1.1, whole genome shotgun sequence encodes:
- the LOC126872745 gene encoding peptidyl-prolyl cis-trans isomerase B-like produces MKQKLSENSKHSGWNRTAMKILLAIACLVALAATLENAENLTVTDQVYLDIMIDDHPAGRIVIGLFGDVVPKTTKNFITLATDGVGGKTYKGSRFHRVIKKFMIQGGDIENDDGTGSISVYGKYFDDENFVLGHNGPMYVSMANAGKNTNGCQFFITTVPTPWLDGKHTVFGKVIEGEDVVFKIEQTKTDADDIPIKHVVVFECGSIPTSYPFKVDDNVYNIWAWIKATCVPLSFSFSILAFFHWVMKKLDVD; encoded by the exons ATGAAGCAGAAACTATCAGAGAATTCGAAGCATTCTGGATGGAATCGTACGGCCATGAAGATCTTGCTGGCGATAGCCTGTCTGGTTGCATTGGCTGCAACTTTAGAG AATGCTGAAAATCTCACCGTCACTGATCAAGTGTACTTGGACATCATGATAGACGATCATCCAGCAGGAAGAATCGTTATAGGACTGTTCGGCGATGTCGTGCCTAAGACCACAAAGAATTTCATCACTTTAGCCACTGATGGGGTAGGAGGGAAAACGTACAAGGGTAGTCGGTTTCATCGAGTAATTAAGAAGTTTATGATACAAG GTGGAGATATAGAGAATGACGATGGCACTGGGTCGATCAGCGTCTATGGAAAATACTTCGACGATGAGAATTTTGTCCTTGGCCATAATGGGCCCATGTATGTCAGTATGGCAAATGCTGGAAAGAATACGAATGGTTGTCAATTCTTTATTACAACTGTTCCCACACCGTGGCTAGATGGAAAACACACTGTATTTGGAAAG GTAATCGAAGGGGAAGATGTAGTTTTTAAGATCGAACAGACGAAAACCGACGCTGATGATATACCGATTAAACATGTGGTTGTCTTCGAATGTGGGTCTATTCCTACCTCGTATCCATTTAAAGTGGATGATAACGTTTACaa TATTTGGGCGTGGATAAAAGCGACGTGTGTGCCACTGAGTTTCAGCTTCTCTATTCTCGCCTTTTTCCACTGGGTCATGAAGAAATTAGATGTTGATTAA